A genome region from Setaria italica strain Yugu1 chromosome III, Setaria_italica_v2.0, whole genome shotgun sequence includes the following:
- the LOC101780250 gene encoding protein NRT1/ PTR FAMILY 2.7, translated as MEANGTQEPPPRRSLGVDHESLQQPQSDPKRKGGWITFPFLGVAMMGLGVATSGALNNLVVYLIKEYNVPSVDAAQISNIVAGCLSLAPVAGAIVADAFFGCYPVVAVSMAFSTLSLVVFTLTASLRGLRPAPCQPGDGAGPCQPASAGQMAALYAGVFLMCVSAAGSRFNQATMGADQFDDPADRDVLFNWFFIFFYASSVLASTVIVYVQDTVSWTLGFGVSGAASVVGLAALLAGARYYRRPAVRGSPFTGLARVAVAAARKRKVNVATSGELKFYHGPRRSGDGDDKAGNGETDQAPSDSFSFLNRAALITDGDIIAADGSVAARPWRVCTVQQVEDFKAVLRILPIWSATIFLSIAIGVQINFTILQALAMDRAAGRFTIPAGSMIVGCLIAVVISLGLLDRVLLPLWRRVTRHDLTPLQRIGAGHVVTIASMAASAVIERRRMDTVRAHGEEGNPAWVSPLSAMWLLLPFALSGAGEALHFPGQVTLYYQEFPPSLKNTATGMVAMIVALGFYLSTALIGVVRRATAWLPDNMNASRLENLYWLLTVLVAVNFGYYVLCARLYKYQNIGK; from the exons ATGGAAGCGAACGGGACGCAAGAACCACCGCCTCGCCGTAGCCTCGGCGTGGATCATGAATCCCTGCAGCAGCCGCAGAGCGATCCCAAGAGGAAGGGTGGATGGATCACCTTCCCTTTCCTTGGAG TGGCGATGATGGGGCTTGGTGTGGCGACGAGCGGCGCGTTGAACAACCTGGTGGTGTACCTGATCAAGGAGTACAACGTGCCGAGCGTCGACGCGGCCCAGATCTCCAACATCGTCGCCGGCTGCCTCAGCTTGGCCCCGGTCGCCGGCGCCATCGTCGCCGACGCCTTCTTCGGCTGCTACCCAGTCGTCGCCGTCTCCATGGCCTTCTCCACCCTA TCCTTGGTCGTGTTCACCCTGACGGCGAGCCTGCGCGGCCTCCGTCCGGCGCCGTGCCAGccgggcgacggcgcggggcCTTGCCAGCCGGCGTCGGCCGGGCAGATGGCGGCGCTGTACGCCGGCGTGTTCCTGATGTGCGTGAGCGCGGCGGGGTCGCGGTTCAACCAGGCGACCATGGGCGCGGACCAGTTCGACGACCCGGCCGACCGCGACGTGCTCTTCAACtggttcttcatcttcttctacGCCTCCTCCGTGCTGGCCTCCACGGTGATCGTCTACGTCCAGGACACGGTGTCGTGGACGCTGGGCTTCGGCGTCTCCGGCGCCGCCAGCGTGGTGGGgctcgccgcgctgctcgccggcgcgcggtACTACCGCCGGCCCGCCGTGCGGGGGAGCCCGTTCACGGGGCTCGCGAGGgtggccgttgccgccgccagGAAGAGGAAGGTCAACGTGGCGACGTCAGGGGAGCTGAAGTTTTACCACGGACCACGACGGAGCGGTGACGGCGACGACAAAGCTGGTAACGGTGAGACTGACCAAGCTCCAAGCGACAGCTTCAG CTTCCTGAACCGCGCCGCACTGATCACCGACGGCGACATCATCGCCGCGGACGGGTCGGTGGCGGCCCGGCCGTGGCGCGTGTGCACGGTGCAGCAGGTGGAGGACTTCAAGGCGGTGCTCCGCATCCTGCCGATCTGGAGCGCGACCATCTTCCTCAGCATCGCCATCGGCGTGCAGATCAACTTCACCATCCTGCAGGCGCTGGCCATggaccgcgccgccggccgcttcaCCATCCCGGCGGGCTCCATGATCGTCGGCTGCCTCATCGCCGTCGTCATCTCCCTCGGCCTCCTCGATCGCGTGCTCCTCCCGCTCTGGCGGCGCGTCACCCGGCACGACCTGACGCCGCTGCAGCGCATCGGCGCCGGCCACGTCGTCACCATCGCCAGCATGGCCGCGTCCGCCGTCATCGAGCGGCGGCGCATGGACACCGTGCGCGCGCACGGCGAGGAGGGCAACCCGGCGTGGGTGTCGCCGCTGTCGGCGATGTGGCTGCTCCTGCCGTTCGCGCTGTCCGGAGCCGGCGAGGCTCTGCACTTCCCCGGGCAGGTGACGCTCTACTACCAGGAGTTTCCCCCGTCGCTCAAGAACACCGCGACGGGCATGGTCGCCATGATCGTCGCGCTCGGGTTCTACCTCAGCACGGCCCTCATCGGCGTCGTTCGGCGTGCCACGGCGTGGCTGCCGGACAACATGAACGCGTCCAGGCTGGAGAACCTCTACTGGCTGCTCACCGTGCTGGTGGCCGTCAACTTCGGGTACTACGTGTTGTGTGCCAGGTTGTACAAGTACCAGAACATCGGAAAGTAA